The Micromonospora sp. WMMD961 genome has a segment encoding these proteins:
- a CDS encoding cold-shock protein, producing MAQGSVKWFNAEKGYGFIAVDGGQDVFVHFSAIEMDGYKALEDGQRVEFEIAQGQKGPQAERVRVIG from the coding sequence GTGGCACAGGGTTCCGTGAAGTGGTTCAACGCCGAAAAGGGCTACGGCTTCATCGCCGTCGACGGCGGTCAGGACGTGTTCGTCCACTTCTCCGCGATCGAGATGGACGGCTACAAGGCGTTGGAGGACGGCCAGCGGGTGGAGTTCGAGATCGCCCAGGGCCAGAAGGGTCCGCAGGCGGAACGCGTACGCGTCATCGGCTGA
- the groL gene encoding chaperonin GroEL (60 kDa chaperone family; promotes refolding of misfolded polypeptides especially under stressful conditions; forms two stacked rings of heptamers to form a barrel-shaped 14mer; ends can be capped by GroES; misfolded proteins enter the barrel where they are refolded when GroES binds), which produces MAKMIAFDEEARRGLERGMNQLADAVKVTLGPKGRNVVLEKKWGAPTITNDGVSIAKEIELEDPYEKIGAELVKEVAKKTDDVAGDGTTTATVLAQALVREGLRNVAAGANPMALKRGIEAAVASVSEELSKLAKDVETKEQIASTASISAGDSTVGEIIAEAMDKVGKEGVITVEESNTFGLELELTEGMRFDKGYISAYFMTDPERMEAVFDDPYILIANSKISSVKDLLPILEKVMQSGKPLLIIAEDLEGEALATLVVNKVRGTFKSVAVKAPGFGDRRKAMLTDIAILAGGQVISEEVGLKLDAASLDMLGRARKVVVTKDETTIVDGAGDAEQIQGRVNQIRAEIDKSDSDYDREKLQERLAKLAGGVAVIKVGAATEVELKERKHRIEDAVRNAKAAVEEGIVPGGGVALVQAGKTAFDKLDLVGDEATGANIVKVALDAPLRQIAVNAGLEGGVVVEKVRNLESGHGLNAANGEYVDLLAAGIIDPAKVTRSALQNAASIAALFLTTEAVVADKPEKTPAAPAGPGGGDMDF; this is translated from the coding sequence ATGGCCAAGATGATCGCGTTCGACGAAGAGGCGCGCCGCGGCCTCGAGCGGGGCATGAACCAGCTCGCCGACGCCGTAAAGGTGACCCTCGGCCCCAAGGGCCGCAACGTCGTGCTCGAGAAGAAGTGGGGTGCCCCCACCATCACCAACGATGGTGTGAGCATCGCCAAGGAGATCGAGCTCGAGGACCCGTACGAGAAGATCGGCGCTGAGCTGGTCAAGGAGGTCGCCAAGAAGACCGACGACGTTGCCGGTGACGGCACGACGACGGCGACCGTCCTGGCCCAGGCCCTGGTTCGCGAGGGCCTGCGCAACGTGGCCGCCGGCGCCAACCCGATGGCCCTGAAGCGGGGCATCGAGGCTGCGGTCGCGAGCGTCTCGGAGGAGCTGTCCAAGCTCGCCAAGGACGTCGAGACCAAGGAGCAGATCGCCTCCACCGCCTCCATCTCCGCTGGCGACAGCACCGTCGGCGAGATCATCGCCGAGGCGATGGACAAGGTCGGCAAGGAAGGCGTCATCACCGTCGAGGAGAGCAACACCTTCGGGCTGGAGCTGGAGCTCACCGAGGGTATGCGCTTCGACAAGGGCTACATCTCGGCCTACTTCATGACCGACCCGGAGCGTATGGAGGCCGTCTTCGACGACCCGTACATCCTGATCGCCAACAGCAAGATCTCGTCGGTGAAGGACCTGCTCCCGATCCTGGAGAAGGTCATGCAGTCGGGCAAGCCGCTGCTGATCATCGCCGAGGACCTGGAGGGCGAGGCTCTCGCCACCCTGGTGGTCAACAAGGTCCGTGGCACCTTCAAGTCGGTCGCCGTCAAGGCGCCGGGCTTCGGTGACCGCCGCAAGGCCATGCTGACCGACATCGCCATCCTCGCCGGTGGTCAGGTCATCAGCGAGGAGGTCGGCCTCAAGCTCGACGCCGCCAGCCTCGACATGCTGGGTCGCGCCCGCAAGGTCGTGGTGACCAAGGACGAGACCACCATCGTCGACGGTGCCGGTGACGCCGAGCAGATCCAGGGCCGGGTCAACCAGATCCGGGCCGAGATCGACAAGAGCGACTCCGACTACGACCGGGAGAAGCTGCAGGAGCGGCTGGCCAAGCTGGCCGGCGGCGTTGCGGTCATCAAGGTCGGCGCGGCCACCGAGGTCGAGCTCAAGGAGCGCAAGCACCGCATCGAGGACGCCGTTCGCAACGCGAAGGCGGCCGTCGAGGAGGGCATCGTCCCGGGTGGTGGCGTCGCGCTGGTCCAGGCCGGCAAGACCGCCTTCGACAAGCTCGACCTGGTCGGCGACGAGGCGACCGGTGCGAACATCGTCAAGGTCGCGCTGGACGCCCCGCTGCGGCAGATCGCCGTCAACGCCGGCCTCGAGGGCGGCGTCGTGGTGGAGAAGGTCCGTAACCTCGAGTCGGGTCACGGCCTCAACGCCGCCAACGGTGAGTACGTCGACCTGCTGGCCGCGGGCATCATCGACCCGGCCAAGGTGACGCGCTCCGCGCTGCAGAACGCCGCTTCCATCGCGGCGCTGTTCCTCACCACCGAGGCCGTTGTCGCGGACAAGCCGGAGAAGACCCCGGCTGCCCCGGCTGGCCCGGGTGGCGGGGACATGGACTTCTGA